From the Spiroplasma sp. BIUS-1 genome, one window contains:
- a CDS encoding ABC transporter permease, with protein sequence MKKMKKSIFLYLKQGVKGVLKFKIQFIVIVILSFLATFILSTSLSATSRLKNDYNQTMSKMDPFSYVSQTTVGTETSEDASTNIMAPMDILNNQFLYVKDSTDPSSKLNNKAIELNYNLSSFEGQPGYDETFLTKTFKDTTVQSDFLKMLEDKEFWGTIFDYQYDAKNDKVTWNPYGVVGAADDSSSVYLSGKDDNSKIKIFYTNTIEVLKENYLEDLFKTERTPDYLKNTLFYELKNKGIITIDNFKINGNNIKLTDEQDRDIYNRYLYFSLETFLRQLIKAATEYPIYWINKAISFEGTTKDRDSVVTSFNKNKEKVGFEFLTDESTQKTQFASTIFAWIFGMGPSIEEYKIKDDNEVAKKFLVENDEKPWSNNIDLSNPEGNFLSSKDEVFEKGMRGSFSQIITSKDKSGNITSLSKTFNTNYLRHYEKEGIESKVGSGTSFTDLDYYTEYTYNNIKPARAYFMKQELLAQAMGFDYKPRAEVEYTDNISEVTYRIVDVESQWKDDLTLYEGNMPRTGNEILLNAQYAKSNKYKLGDNIKVGGNNFVISGFASEPLTYYPMANTTNPLPNSKKSAIVYANKSALDKIITSDLSKTATKTMYSIITYKDKENKTNMTNDLNKLRAYSFTNMVEVYNSYNFVSKTTNELNESELIQHYSAFESSNLKLNWTIAPQMISGFKIASIIFSVLIFAITIVATIVAVKKTVQLNAGEIGILKAMGAGTGEISSSYLSYGVIVVLCVVPFAWILGSVIQEFLTKVFLQFAGGQSNLIIFSPIALIISVATFGVLLCAISFATAFKLVKRPTLEIMNKVERVKRIEWMDKTKNWITRKRSFSWKFSLELAISGFSKTIASAVTVFFAGFLVSFGLTVPGLVQNVVGSYYKNVNYSNSIENRDLIGNAPLAKTSLQATKEVDEYEKNLFDSKNIFGNGISKISKNVTDFSSTTDSSAIPQILLSQGTNGNDLTAKWVYETIQGVSSEQSLANDKDQNSLIAIIASLLGNNISQLVGKGIQIADIQKIIEWIIHSDVYGTGENQSERVKKIDEVSGLLTNGLPALLTNFINGSSTSEGDWKEQIINIIISQTPAYIKQYVTKSENRLNNFQFGWQINKYIPGVDNVYTNLNVIGKNNKNVQITGLQNTQNAFNISKEVSDKTFMNDYQAHLIERLIKGDKTLTPDEYSSISNFYHDKNLVIPVVSNDQADFNLDSNWNNLTNPRINKSRLVLRNGNINIPNQAWMYDDGDWMKYQDPSYRDAQNNGYIEMDNLSASRFTYAPIFEQTGFNLAKNDDLKLKNNAYGFYDLQSEWTKDGEKLELNVRPYYSYDNVTMFFPEKYYSMFENLINKGNVDKTQWFQKDATSFVPEATKKAWEKTNGISPTSKYFAIKPYSYYFDSSGNYARESENLSGTPVNYITKGLENFYSRTLRDIEGPIGFGSADLNWTNDNIKNITFKRVGTIGVYGNPIVIADQNIVNLLSGYGISKYVPFNMQYEEKVSGKYTLNGVEIQTYKYRDPIEYVTDTKTQKWGQDKLVFGQNDHQRSIRPSNWFTGVYSNAVEPYFITSQASFSRSTKAGQDTLNGSNYGSSSLELRSTKLLSQQKTLIFQLSSIILTLASIAISLMIIIMILTITLINDLYVNQYKKFMVVMKSIGYSNKSIVRYTFSTVTVLSGLFYILGVATNFAVILIVFNIVSKNIGSIPFGFTWWSPILAILLVFGAFFASIAITTRKIRKESPSTLMN encoded by the coding sequence ATGAAAAAAATGAAAAAGTCGATTTTTTTATACTTAAAACAAGGTGTAAAAGGTGTATTGAAGTTCAAAATACAATTCATTGTAATTGTTATTTTGAGTTTTTTAGCTACCTTTATTTTAAGTACTTCTTTATCTGCGACAAGCAGATTAAAAAATGACTATAACCAGACAATGTCTAAAATGGACCCTTTTAGTTATGTTTCTCAAACAACTGTTGGTACTGAAACTTCAGAAGATGCATCTACAAATATAATGGCGCCAATGGATATTTTAAATAATCAATTTTTATATGTGAAAGATTCGACAGATCCAAGTAGTAAGCTCAATAATAAAGCGATTGAGCTAAATTATAATTTAAGCAGTTTTGAAGGTCAACCAGGCTACGACGAAACTTTTTTAACAAAAACATTTAAAGATACAACAGTTCAATCAGATTTTTTAAAAATGTTAGAAGATAAAGAATTTTGAGGCACTATTTTTGATTATCAATACGATGCAAAAAATGATAAAGTGACCTGAAATCCATATGGTGTGGTTGGTGCTGCGGATGACTCTTCAAGTGTTTATCTTTCTGGTAAAGATGATAATTCTAAAATTAAAATTTTTTACACAAACACAATTGAAGTTTTGAAAGAAAATTATTTAGAAGACTTGTTTAAAACTGAAAGAACACCTGATTATTTAAAAAATACTTTATTTTATGAATTAAAAAATAAAGGGATAATAACAATTGATAATTTTAAAATAAATGGTAACAATATAAAGTTAACTGATGAACAAGATCGTGATATTTATAATAGGTATCTTTATTTTTCTCTTGAAACATTTTTAAGACAACTTATAAAAGCAGCTACAGAATATCCTATTTACTGAATTAATAAAGCTATTTCTTTTGAAGGCACAACTAAGGATAGAGATTCTGTTGTTACTTCATTTAATAAAAATAAAGAAAAAGTAGGATTTGAATTCTTAACTGATGAATCAACACAAAAAACTCAATTCGCATCAACTATTTTTGCATGAATTTTTGGTATGGGACCATCAATTGAAGAATATAAAATTAAGGATGACAATGAAGTTGCTAAAAAATTTTTAGTAGAGAATGATGAAAAACCATGATCTAATAACATAGATTTGTCTAATCCAGAAGGAAACTTCTTATCAAGTAAAGATGAAGTTTTTGAAAAGGGTATGAGAGGAAGTTTTTCTCAAATTATTACTTCTAAGGATAAAAGTGGAAATATCACAAGTTTAAGCAAAACATTTAACACAAATTACCTTAGACATTACGAAAAAGAAGGTATAGAGTCAAAAGTTGGTAGTGGAACTAGTTTTACTGATTTAGATTATTATACAGAATATACATATAACAATATAAAACCAGCTAGAGCATACTTTATGAAACAAGAATTATTGGCTCAAGCAATGGGGTTTGACTATAAACCAAGAGCTGAAGTTGAATATACAGACAATATAAGTGAAGTAACTTATAGAATTGTTGATGTTGAAAGTCAATGAAAAGATGATTTAACTTTATATGAAGGTAATATGCCAAGAACAGGAAATGAAATCCTTTTAAATGCTCAATATGCAAAATCAAATAAATATAAATTGGGAGATAATATTAAAGTTGGAGGAAATAACTTTGTTATTTCAGGATTTGCATCAGAGCCATTAACATATTATCCAATGGCAAATACAACAAATCCTTTACCAAATAGTAAAAAAAGTGCTATTGTATATGCTAATAAAAGTGCTTTAGACAAAATAATAACAAGCGACTTGTCTAAAACTGCTACAAAAACAATGTATTCAATTATCACTTATAAAGACAAAGAAAACAAAACAAATATGACAAATGATTTGAATAAACTAAGAGCATATTCATTTACAAATATGGTTGAAGTATATAATTCTTATAATTTTGTTTCAAAAACTACAAATGAATTAAACGAATCAGAGTTAATTCAACATTACTCTGCTTTTGAAAGTAGTAATTTAAAATTAAACTGAACAATAGCTCCACAAATGATTTCTGGATTTAAAATAGCTTCAATAATTTTCTCTGTATTAATATTTGCAATAACAATAGTTGCAACTATTGTAGCTGTTAAAAAAACAGTGCAATTAAATGCAGGAGAAATAGGTATTCTAAAAGCAATGGGTGCTGGAACTGGTGAAATTTCATCTTCATATTTATCTTATGGTGTTATAGTTGTTCTTTGTGTTGTTCCTTTTGCTTGAATATTAGGATCTGTAATTCAAGAGTTTTTAACTAAAGTCTTTTTACAATTTGCAGGTGGGCAGTCCAATTTAATAATATTTAGTCCGATTGCACTTATAATATCTGTTGCAACATTTGGAGTTCTGTTATGTGCAATTTCTTTTGCAACAGCATTTAAGTTAGTTAAGAGACCAACTTTAGAAATCATGAATAAAGTTGAAAGAGTAAAAAGAATAGAGTGAATGGATAAAACTAAAAACTGAATCACTAGAAAAAGATCATTTTCTTGAAAATTCAGTTTAGAGTTAGCAATATCTGGTTTTTCAAAAACAATTGCATCTGCTGTGACGGTGTTTTTCGCAGGTTTCCTAGTATCTTTTGGTCTAACTGTACCTGGTTTAGTTCAAAATGTTGTAGGAAGTTATTATAAAAATGTTAACTATTCTAACTCTATAGAAAATAGAGACTTAATAGGTAATGCTCCGCTTGCAAAAACATCATTGCAAGCAACAAAAGAAGTAGATGAATATGAAAAAAATTTATTTGACAGTAAAAATATCTTTGGAAATGGAATTAGCAAGATTTCTAAAAATGTCACTGATTTTTCATCAACAACAGATTCTTCTGCAATTCCTCAAATACTTTTATCTCAAGGAACAAATGGAAATGATTTGACTGCTAAATGGGTTTATGAAACTATTCAAGGAGTTTCATCTGAGCAAAGTTTAGCAAATGATAAAGATCAAAACTCTTTAATTGCTATTATTGCAAGTTTACTTGGTAACAATATAAGTCAACTTGTCGGAAAAGGTATACAAATAGCTGATATTCAAAAAATTATTGAATGAATTATCCACTCTGATGTATATGGAACAGGCGAAAACCAGTCAGAAAGAGTTAAAAAAATTGATGAAGTATCAGGGTTGTTGACAAATGGTCTTCCAGCTTTATTAACAAACTTTATAAATGGTTCTTCAACATCAGAAGGTGATTGAAAAGAGCAAATAATAAATATTATTATTTCTCAAACTCCAGCTTATATAAAACAATATGTTACAAAATCTGAGAATAGACTAAACAACTTCCAATTTGGATGACAAATAAACAAATACATACCTGGAGTAGACAATGTTTATACAAATTTAAATGTAATTGGAAAAAACAATAAAAATGTTCAAATTACAGGTCTTCAAAATACACAAAATGCTTTTAATATCTCAAAAGAAGTGAGTGATAAAACATTTATGAATGATTATCAAGCTCACTTAATTGAAAGATTGATAAAAGGTGATAAAACTCTAACACCAGATGAATATTCATCAATTTCAAACTTTTATCATGATAAAAATTTAGTTATACCAGTTGTTTCAAATGATCAAGCAGATTTCAATTTAGATTCAAACTGAAATAACTTAACTAATCCTAGAATCAATAAATCTAGATTAGTTTTAAGAAATGGAAATATTAATATACCAAATCAAGCTTGAATGTATGATGATGGTGACTGAATGAAATATCAAGATCCAAGCTATAGAGATGCCCAAAACAATGGTTATATTGAAATGGATAATTTATCTGCAAGTAGATTTACTTATGCGCCTATTTTTGAACAAACCGGATTTAATCTAGCAAAAAATGATGATTTAAAACTAAAAAACAATGCGTATGGTTTTTATGACTTGCAATCTGAATGGACTAAAGATGGAGAAAAACTTGAACTTAACGTTAGACCTTATTATTCATATGATAATGTTACAATGTTCTTCCCTGAAAAATATTATTCAATGTTTGAAAATTTAATAAATAAAGGTAACGTAGATAAAACTCAATGATTTCAAAAAGATGCGACTTCTTTTGTTCCTGAAGCTACAAAAAAAGCTTGAGAAAAAACAAACGGAATAAGTCCAACTTCTAAATACTTTGCAATAAAACCTTATTCTTACTACTTTGACTCTTCTGGAAATTACGCTAGAGAATCAGAAAACTTATCAGGAACACCTGTTAACTATATAACTAAAGGTTTAGAAAATTTTTATTCTAGAACTTTAAGGGATATAGAAGGGCCAATTGGTTTTGGAAGTGCTGACTTAAATTGAACTAATGACAATATTAAAAATATTACATTTAAAAGAGTTGGTACAATAGGGGTTTATGGAAATCCAATTGTAATTGCAGATCAAAACATCGTAAACCTTCTTAGTGGTTATGGTATTTCTAAATATGTACCATTTAATATGCAATATGAAGAAAAAGTTTCAGGTAAATATACTCTAAATGGAGTAGAAATACAAACATACAAATATCGTGATCCAATTGAGTATGTTACAGATACAAAAACTCAAAAATGAGGTCAAGACAAACTTGTTTTTGGTCAAAACGATCATCAAAGAAGTATAAGACCAAGCAATTGGTTCACTGGTGTTTATTCAAATGCTGTAGAACCTTACTTTATAACTTCACAAGCATCATTTTCAAGAAGTACAAAAGCAGGACAAGATACATTGAATGGCTCAAACTACGGTTCAAGTTCACTAGAACTGAGAAGTACAAAATTGCTAAGTCAACAAAAAACATTGATTTTCCAATTATCATCAATAATTCTTACATTAGCTTCTATTGCAATTTCATTAATGATAATTATCATGATACTTACAATTACACTTATAAATGACTTATATGTAAATCAGTATAAAAAATTCATGGTTGTTATGAAGTCAATTGGATACTCAAACAAAAGTATTGTTAGATATACATTCTCAACAGTTACAGTTCTTTCTGGATTATTCTATATTCTGGGGGTGGCTACAAACTTTGCTGTTATATTGATTGTGTTTAACATAGTAAGTAAAAATATTGGATCGATACCATTTGGATTTACTTGATGAAGTCCAATATTGGCAATTTTATTAGTGTTTGGAGCATTCTTTGCTTCAATTGCAATTACAACTAGAAAAATTAGAAAAGAATCACCTTCAACATTAATGAATTAA